A single genomic interval of Zingiber officinale cultivar Zhangliang chromosome 4A, Zo_v1.1, whole genome shotgun sequence harbors:
- the LOC121973124 gene encoding thiol protease SEN102-like, with protein MGRKVLFVAMLLAVAFTVSRCIPFTEEDLSTEDSLWALYERWRSHHTVARDLEEKRRRFNVFKHNVKFIHEFNKKDEPYKLRLNAFADLTNQEFRGFYAGSKIEHHQIRRGEKPEGEFKHGHVDLHKLPASVDWRTQGAVTPVKDQGQCGSCWAFSTVVAVEGINQIASRKLISLSEQELVDCDTGNSGCDGGLMDNAFEFIKNVGGITTEATYPYTAQQGPCSASKVNNPVVTIDGYEDVPSNNENALQQAVANQPVSVAIDAGDQAFQFYSEGVFTGPCGTSLDHGVAVVGYGVTQDGTKYWIVKNSWGTSWGEQGYIRMKRGIPNRRGTCGIAMSASYPIKTSPNPSNESAKDEL; from the exons ATGGGGAGGAAGGTGCTGTTTGTGGCCATGCTTCTTGCAGTGGCCTTCACCGTGTCTCGATGCATTCCCTTCACTGAGGAAGATTTGTCGACCGAGGACAGCCTGTGGGCGCTCTATGAGCGATGGCGCAGCCACCACACGGTGGCGCGGGATCTCGAGGAGAAGCGCCGGCGTTTCAACGTGTTCAAGCACAACGTCAAGTTCATCCACGAGTTCAACAAGAAGGACGAGCCGTACAAGCTCAGGCTCAACGCCTTCGCGGACTTGACCAACCAGGAGTTCCGGGGCTTCTACGCCGGCTCCAAGATCGAGCACCACCAGATCCGGCGAGGGGAGAAGCCGGAGGGGGAGTTCAAGCACGGCCACGTCGATCTCCACAAACTCCCTGCGTCGGTGGATTGGAGGACCCAGGGCGCAGTTACACCCGTCAAAGATCAAGGCCAATGCG GGAGTTGTTGGGCATTTTCGACGGTCGTTGCTGTTGAGGGTATAAATCAAATCGCGAGCAGAAAGTTGATATCGTTATCTGAGCAAGAGCTTGTGGATTGCGATACGGGCAACAGTGGATGCGACGGAGGGTTGATGGATAATGCATTTGAATTCATCAAAAATGTTGGAGGCATAACTACAGAGGCTACGTACCCTTACACAGCACAGCAAGGACCCTGCAGTGCCTCTAAG GTGAATAATCCCGTTGTGACAATTGATGGATATGAAGATGTTCCATCAAACAATGAGAATGCTCTTCAACAAGCTGTGGCAAATCAACCTGTATCAGTCGCTATTGATGCAGGTGATCAAGCCTTCCAGTTCTATTCTGAG GGGGTCTTTACGGGACCTTGTGGCACGAGCTTAGATCATGGAGTTGCGGTTGTTGGATATGGAGTTACACAAGATGGAACTAAATATTGGATTGTGAAGAATTCATGGGGGACAAGTTGGGGAGAGCAAGGCTACATAAGGATGAAACGAGGAATCCCAAACAGGAGAGGAACATGTGGTATTGCCATGTCAGCTTCCTATCCCATCAAAACATCACCCAACCCTAGCAATGAATCAGCCAAGGATGAACTCTAG